In the genome of Podospora pseudocomata strain CBS 415.72m chromosome 2 map unlocalized CBS415.72m_2.2, whole genome shotgun sequence, one region contains:
- the KIN28 gene encoding TFIIH complex serine/threonine-protein kinase subunit kin28 (EggNog:ENOG503NWVI; COG:D; COG:K; COG:L) has protein sequence MAVSPLVYPPQPSLSSPHKRQPPSSQQTSSNGTPSGAPLSAAKPILPLPRQDPSSSTTPPPSLTLDPIEQMNELEKRKYVKGRKLGEGTYANVYLGHSRSDPTSLVAIKKIKVQAQYNDGLAPDAVRELKHLQELRGHPNIIQLYSVFSSKDQNLNLVLEYLPLGDLEMLIKDVDRVRYGAGDIKAWMGMLTRAVWFCHENYVLHRDIKPNNLLIAADGEVKLADFGLARGFSDPGWRMTATVITRWYRPPELLFGARHYSGAVDIWSVGMVFAELIIRTAYLPGNTEVEQIALICKQIGTPTEDNWPGVTQLSQYTVPSEVTPVWGKEAYMGRFGAVGSEGVDLLVKTLALDPKKRITAREMLEHRWWRTEPKPTRKEDLPRKSGGGEEKMGADLKRRNGVLEGEDRGSKVARKLDFGAMK, from the coding sequence ATGGCCGTCTCCCCCCTAGTCTaccccccccaaccatccCTCAGCTCCCCTCACAAacgccaacccccctcctctcaacaAACCTCCAGCAATGGCACCCCAAGCGGTGCTCCCCTCTCAGCAGCCAAAccaatcctccccctcccccgacaagacccctcctcctccaccaccccccctccctccctcaccctcgacccAATCGAACAAATGAACGAGCTCGAAAAGCGCAAATACGTCAAAGGCCGCAAACTAGGCGAAGGCACCTACGCCAACGTCTACTTGGGGCACTCCCGCTCCGACCCAACCtccctcgtcgccatcaaAAAGATAAAAGTCCAAGCCCAATACAACGACGGCCTCGCCCCCGACGCCGTCCGAGAGCTCAAACACCTCCAAGAACTCCGCGGCCACCCAAACATCATCCAGCTCTACTCcgtcttctcctccaaagACCAAAACTTGAATCTAGTACTCGAGTACCTCCCCCTCGGGGACCTGGAAATGCTCATCAAGGACGTCGACAGGGTCCGGTACGGCGCGGGGGATATAAAAGCCTGGATGGGCATGCTCACGAGGGCGGTCTGGTTCTGCCACGAGAATTACGTCTTGCACAGGGATATCAAACCAAACAATTTACTCATCGCcgctgatggggaggtcaAGCTCGCTGATTTCGGTCTGGCGAGGGGGTTCTCCGAtccggggtggaggatgacggCCACGGTCATCACCCGCTGGTACCGCCCTCCTGAGCTCCTCTTTGGCGCAAGGCACTACTCGGGCGCGGTGGATATATGGTCTGTGGGCATGGTGTTCGCCGAGCTGATCATTCGAACCGCGTATCTCCCGGGCAACACAGAGGTGGAACAGATCGCGCTGATCTGCAAGCAGATTGGGACGCCGACGGAAGATAACTGGCCGGGCGTGACGCAGTTGAGCCAGTATACCGTCCCCAGCGAGGTGACGCCTGTGTGGGGAAAAGAGGCGTACATGGGACGGTTCGGGGCGGTGGGgtcggagggggtggatttgtTGGTCAAGACGTTGGCGTTGGATCCGAAGAAGAGGATCACGGCCAGGGAGATGCTGGAGCacaggtggtggaggacggagccgaagccgacgaGAAAGGAAGATTTGCCGAGGAAGagcggggggggggaagaaaagaTGGGGGCAgatttgaagaggaggaatggggttttggagggggaggataggGGGAGCAAAGTGGCGAGGAAGCTGGATTTTGGGGCTATGAAATAA
- the EIS1 gene encoding Eisosome assembly protein (EggNog:ENOG503NYY1; COG:S) produces MVSASLTTHGVAPRPIAPNNTGRLRYANAEDLPGYPSAGLTEGSAAASAAATLGWANRKPTEVWKPNSNITSTSASTAALLAAGNKTSPVGRENQPVGTAGSQAAVAASSAQRQPRAPSSPPSQWVSSAANLAFSANKPPLPPTITVSNAAGTTPEPATLGRQNSLRAAKGAMAGLRPRAKSTPQPVVQETYPDQANSASNALSAATIAHRPTLSETGGAVPFTTMDRRMFTSNPPVRLEVEEKQRADVLHASAVAMAKRMYNQQQRRTEESTKAHARSSSFPRHDPNRPLDADEEPPVMHNNLQEAAYRLAQERLAKLQEEHQKNRDMSEYYGTPGGPSRTKFGTIRGRLTRKRSSSDGDLLEDQRRSQHIRKQMSMLNSKLSEVDEEKRAKDRQALLAAAQRNVRAQLHDMDEKVLAEKGGIKAKPMGDWERKALIAAQTRFDENNASYHSGKIDIGGGKFMDQSEVDAIAARKVQPLLDEINERAEREQARLEDERLEEERRREEAERERLREKEVQDIHKKLKDQQKEDEKARKAELKEENKRRKEEIKAIKQEHKLAAMEGKRKEKEVIGPPPAVDTEETAVEPVAEPSPETEDKQPTTAHRHALSISFPRRKKITKETPSSPEKSPKSEGESHGKVRTWLLSRLPRPRAKSSSAAEGPNDPSTAKKGAFIGGAALARLAHNNSSSPSVAGSQPQAAINRPSTSGADNLGTSSSLHEVAMAGRPQPHDEPGEASGLNPPPPAIVRPVTPARTISQVSVPVSDVSERTVSSLSSSDDGHTVDKFVEARSQLGSPLTPPRTLGGRLGVPGAGSNGRSSPLGRRESRFSENLSE; encoded by the exons ATGGTGTCGGCGTCACTAACCACACACGGGGTCGCACCTCGTCCCATAGCTCCGA ATAATACGGGCCGCCTGAGATATGCAAACGCCGAAGACCTTCCCGGCTACCCATCTGCTGGACTGACCGAGGGGAGCGCTGCTGCTAGTGCTGCTGCCACACTAGGCTGGGCAAACAGAAAACCGACAGAAGTCTGGAAGCCCAactccaacatcaccagtACATCCGCCTCAACCGCCGCGCTCTTGGCTGCCGGCAACAAGACATCACCAGTCGGCCGTGAGAACCAGCCCGTTGGCACCGCCGGATCTCAAGCCGCTGTGGCTGCTAGTTCAGCACAACGGCAACCGAgagcaccatcatcaccgccatcgcaGTGGGTGTCGTCAGCGGCAAACCTGGCTTTTAGTGCTAACAaaccgccgctgccgccaacCATCACTGTATCAAATGCAGCTGGGACGACCCCGGAACCAGCTACTCTTGGGAGGCAGAACTCTCTGCGCGCTGCCAAGGGGGCCATGGCAGGTTTGAGACCACGAGCAAAGTCGACTCCTCAACCTGTGGTACAAGAGACATATCCTGACCAAGCGAACTCCGCTTCGAATGCCCTGAGCGCTGCCACAATAGCACACCGACCAACGCTATCCGAAACGGGAGGAGCCGTTCCATTCACCACCATGGACAGGAGGATGTTTACTTCGAACCCACCCGTCAGGCTTGAAGTGGAGGAAAAGCAGAGAGCCGATGTGCTTCATGCTTCAGCAGTGGCCATGGCCAAGAGAATGTATAACCAACAGCAACGTCGGACAGAGGAGAGCACGAAAGCACATGCCCGATCCTCATCATTCCCCCGACACGATCCAAATCGCCCGCTAGATGCCGATGAAGAACCTCCCGTCATGCATAATAACCTGCAGGAGGCAGCATATCGATTGGCGCAGGAACGCCTTGCTAAACTGCAGGAGGAGCATCAGAAGAATCGGGACATGTCGGAATATTATGGAACACCAGGAGGGCCAAGCCGCACCAAGTTCGGAACGATCAGAGGGAGGCTCACTAGGAAACGCTCCTCTAGTGACGGAGATCTCCTTGAGGACCAACGACGTTCCCAGCACATCCGGAAGCAAATGTCGATGCTGAATAGCAAGCTGTCCGAGGTCGATGAAGAGAAACGAGCCAAGGACCGGCAAGCTTTACTTGCCGCTGCTCAACGCAACGTACGGGCTCAACTTCACGACATGGACGAGAAGGTGCTGGCAGAAAAGGGCGGAATCAAGGCGAAGCCCATGGGTGACTGGGAACGCAAAGCCTTGATAGCTGCTCAGACGAGGTTTGACGAGAACAATGCTTCGTATCACTCTGGAAAGATTGATATCGGTGGTGGAAAGTTTATGGACCAGTCTGAGGTGGACGCGATTGCCGCCAGAAAGGTTCAACCTTTGCTGGACGAAATTAACGAGAGGGCTGAACGTGAACAGGCGAGATTAGAGGACGAGCGtctggaagaagagagacgGCGGGAAGAGGCTGAGAGGGAAAGgctgagagagaaagaggtaCAAGATATTCATAAGAAACTCAAAG ACCAACAGAAGGAAGACGAAAAGGCTCGCAAAGCTGAGCTCAAGGAAGAAAACAAGAGACGCAAGGAGGAAATCAAAGCCATCAAACAGGAGCATAAGCtggcggcgatggagggtaaacggaaggagaaggaggtgattggCCCCCCACCAGCAGTTGACACCGAAGAGACAGCCGTCGAGCCTGTCGCCGAGCCATCACCGGAGACAGAGGACAAGCAACCCACCACCGCGCACCGGCACGCCCTCTCCATCAGCTTCCCCCGCCGGAAAAAGATCACCAAAgaaacaccctcctcacctgaAAAATCCCCCAAATCAGAAGGAGAATCCCACGGCAAAGTCCGCACCTGGCTTCTATCCCGGCTCCCCCGTCCTCGCGCCAAATCCTCCAGCGCAGCAGAAGGCCCCAACGACCCAAGCACAGCTAAAAAAGGGGCCTTCATAGGCGGAGCAGCCCTTGCTCGCTTGGCACACAAcaactccagctccccaTCCGTAGCCGGCTCCCAACCCCAGGCAGCGATTAACCGCCCTTCCACCTCGGGAGCAGACAACCTTGGAACTAGCTCCTCCCTGCACGAAGTCGCGATGGCAGGCAGACCACAACCCCACGACGAGCCCGGGGAGGCAAGTGGCCtgaaccctcctccacctgcgATTGTCCGTCCGGTTACGCCAGCGAGGACGATATCGCAAGTTAGCGTGCCTGTCTCGGATGTCTCGGAGAGGACGGTGAGCAGTTTGAGTAGTAGTGATGACGGGCATACGGTGGATAAGTTTGTCGAGGCTAGGAGTCAGCTGGGGAGTCCGCTGACGCCGCCGAGGACGCtgggtgggaggttgggggttcCTGGTGCGGGGAGCAATGGGAGGTCGAGTCCGttagggaggagggagtcgagGTTTTCAGAGAATTTGTCGGAGTAG
- a CDS encoding uncharacterized protein (COG:S; EggNog:ENOG503NY06), which produces MRHLPYLSYYLYPILAGLIWLATLLALLIHWLVPPVSRAHYPSMAASQQIAYISDVGASTLKPLFITGCVLTTVFLDISFAADYYLRHKGRLVPNQTRTETVLAFLTIGFAIIGTVGLILLSVFDTARYPKLHNIFLLLFIGGYVLSAIFICWEYQRLGQHYKHHHQLSTSFWIKLTFVILEILLAIAFVSCTFTQHYNAGAVLEWVIAFIFSAYVFSFVVDLWPAIKTQPNLNLHNPREKGMGFEGNGGQVVNGNGYGNGTGDMRYVGASEMEEGGGESSGSHLPIQGYGNAVGGGPVMGLTDHSSRPVTRERGLAGNF; this is translated from the exons ATGCGCCACCTCCCCTACCTCTCCTACTACCTCTACCCCATCCTCGCAGGCCTCATCTGGCtagccaccctcctcgccctcctcatccactgGCTCGTCCCCCCCGTCTCCCGAGCGCACTACCCCTCCATGGCAGCCTCCCAACAAATAGCCTACATCTCCGACGTCGGCGCCTCAACACTAAAGcccctcttcatcaccggCTGCGTCCTCACCACTGTTTTCCTCGACATCTCCTTCGCGGCAGATTACTACCTCCGCCACAAAGGCCGGTTGGTCCCCAACCAAACCCGGACGGAGACAGTCCTCGCCTTTCTCACCATCGGGTTCGCAATCATTGGAACTGTCGGGTTGATTTTGCTCTCGGTGTTCGACACGGCGAGGTACCCGAAGCTGCACAATATTTTTTTGCTGCTGTTTATTGGGGGGTATGTGCTGTCGGCGATTTTTATTTGTTGGGAGTATCAACGGTTAGGTCAAC ACtataaacaccaccaccaactctccACATCCTTCTGGATCAAACTAACATTTGTCATTCTGGAAATCTTGCTAGCGATCGCTTTTGTGTCATGCACATTCACCCAGCACTACAACGCTGGCGCGGTGTTGGAGTGGGTTATTGCTTTTATCTTTTCGGCGTACGTGTTTAGCTTTGTGGTTGATCTCTGGCCTGCGATCAAGACGCAGCCAAACTTGAATTTGCACAACCCAAGAGAAAAAGGGATGGGTTTTGAGGGGAATGGGGGGCAGGTAGTGAATGGGAATGGGTATGGGAATGGGACGGGGGACATGAGGTATGTCGGGGCGAgcgagatggaggagggcgggggggagagTAGCGGGAGTCATTTGCCCATTCAGGGGTATGGGAATGCAGTGGGCGGTGGgccggtgatggggttgacggATCACAGTAGCAGGCCggtgacgagggagagggggttggccGGTAACTTCTAA
- a CDS encoding uncharacterized protein (COG:L; EggNog:ENOG503NW30; BUSCO:EOG09260OE9): MPPKASRRAQSLAARRSRKSSPAEDAANEGENVTAFLTQLRSAPMSVPKDQQGSEHPAKRAKTSRHGVITVARESLSLLITDAPDFDYNGLSTSRDVSNIIALQVFTAQSAQIFVPSSDFQLIIGPRTKSRNSNFHLSFRLQGDEISPTLRAALEVAHTQGVDPGDEGCLWTAVAMSIQQSGPALRLEVSIEVRWNEQVTVWSSKRAATSPQETLRNIVFSTWYPELALPKDKLSSLSWSPQDFYEAACVPDKQSFDAEVSKMEVPRLEAKLYPFQQRAVQWLLKREGVRWSQDAHNGVGGVVPNPPSDSTELPISWSKAHDVDGNTIYLSPLIGAVTTDTGLFEALEGPPGGILAEEMGLGKTLEVISLMLLHPRPETNVMVYDHFLGRELLASSATLIVTPTTLLDQWLSEIQRHAPSLNVLFYPGIRKASKEGQELSAEYLAQQDVVVTTYEVLRTEIWAASDEPVRSMRNAKQYESVKSPLVQVSWWRVCIDEAQMVENWSTNAAQLARRIPRINAWGVTGTPVKDDIQKDLRGLLLFLRYDLFAVPGKVWNLLSRRDKQSFRELFRLLSMRHTKSMVKSEIKIPPQKRYVITMPFTAVEEQHYQSLFEELTASCGLDRQGNPLSDDWDPEDPAVQSAMRVALDRLRQTALHPEVGSRNRRALGQKSAPMRTVMEVLEAMLEQSEAAMRTDQRNLLQWQLARGQILACQKRVRDALALWKEVLNKANGWVAECHQQFRQAQEEARKARKPRNPTSESDDDEETDEGEREEFWSAQVGEARRRLRSALEVQHAAVFFCGNAYFTIKTDETSTVKDSDEFKELEKLEVESYDRAKEIRKEILQESHKKATKLMEHLAHRAAEQNFAEIPEFKPPSQSGLETSRIVDALTDIGGALDEQANQIDEWREHVIQLLLKPLVDEDNDEVTGEEYEQSTKLQDEILVYLQVLRTALADRSAAVTGQKNFLVEHETKVAARMAAEGDGPFPEKLLQLLAESQAIKPPFVEGQALSSLRGVVSELRGLTLKLRQDTASGSARAAAELEIADALLKSTTSHQNDQAKAVASMEKETEKCMDTLNARLAFYRQLQEVSDMVGDYEGSREEGPLQTALRTADKQVQTLQGKLAAAEAKHRYLIHLKDTESGSEESKTCIICQSTFSIGVLTVCGHQFCKECITLWWKAHRKCPVCKRQLNSNNLHDISLKPQELKLHPESTTAAPAPSSSPNDQPSSSSSPTSPPQPTTTIYSTFNPEKLSQIKSIDLPSSGPSYTTKVDTLLRHLLWLRSSDPGAKSIIFSQYKEFLEVLALAFKRYHIGYTSFDKPNGTTSFKSDPSVEVFLLSARAHSSGLNLVNASHVFICEPMLNTALELQAIARVDRIGQEQETTVWLYLVEGTVEEGIYDLSVRKRLEHIGGGGGQQQQDDDNGKGKGKGKRAGTVVAVVDLEEADRLEMQQAKLGRLMGRDGVIAGEVVQGEDLWSCLFGHLKRGQQQGTDRQLVEDPVTRGFLAAEAAEGRMVIRSGEGRA; the protein is encoded by the exons ATGCCCCCCAAGGCCAGCCGAAGGGCGCAAAGCTTGGCTgcgagaaggtcaaggaaaTCATCCCCCGCGGAAGATGCTGCCAACGAAGGCGAAAATGTTACAGCGTTTCTGACGCAGCTTCGGTCCGCCCCTATGTCGGTCCCCAAGGATCAGCAGGGCTCAGAACATCCTGCAAAACGGGCCAAGACATCACGCCATGGTGTGATAACAGTAGCACGGGAATCTCTGTCGCTTCTCATTACCGACGCACCAGATTTCGACTACAATGGACTGAGCACATCCCGAGATGTCAGCAATATCATCGCCTTGCAGGTCTTCACTGCCCAATCGGCTCAGATATTCGTCCCTTCGTCCGATTTTCAACTGATAATTGGACCTCGGACAAAATCCCGAAACTCAAACTTTCATCTCTCGTTCCGGCTACAAGGCGATGAAATATCCCCAACCTTGAGAGCAGCGTTGGAGGTGGCTCATACTCAAGGTGTCGATCCCGGCGATGAAGGATGTCTGTGGACCGCTGTGGCCATGTCCATCCAGCAGAGCGGTCCAGCCCTCCGTCTTGAGGTCTCAATTGAGGTCAGATGGAATGAACAAGTTACAGTTTGGAGCAGCAAAAGGGCTGCCACATCGCCACAGGAGACGCTTCGAAATATCGTGTTTTCGACATGGTACCCGGAGCTGGCCCTGCCCAAGGATAAATTATCCTCGCTCTCATGGTCGCCTCAAGACTTTTACGAGGCTGCATGTGTCCCAGACAAGCAAAGCTTCGATGCAGAGGTCTCAAAAATGGAGGTCCCACGGTTAGAGGCAAAACTGTACCCATTCCAGCAGAGAGCCGTCCAGTGGTTGCTAAAGCGGGAGGGTGTACGGTGGTCTCAAGATGCACACAACGGCGTGGGCGGTGTCGTGCCAAATCCGCCGTCAGATTCGACCGAGTTACCAATTTCTTGGTCGAAGGctcatgatgttgatggcaaCACGATCTATTTGAGCCCGCTGATCGGTGCGGTCACAACAGATACCGGTTTATTTGAGGCTCTGGAGGGCCCCCCGGGCGGGATTCTCGCTGAAGAAATGGGTCTCGGGAAGACGCTGGAAGTCATCAGCCTGATGCTTTTGCATCCTCGCCCGGAAACCAATGTCATGGTCTACGACCACTTTCTAGGAAGGGAGCTACTTGCATCATCGGCAACACTGATCGTCACGCCTACTACGCTGCTTGATCAGTGGCTTTCGGAGATTCAACGTCACGCACCATCTCTCAACGTACTGTTCTATCCTGGAATCAGAAAAGCATCcaaagaaggccaagaactCTCAGCAGAGTACCTTGCTCAGCAGGATGTTGTAGTCACAACGTACGAGGTGCTAAGGACTGAAATATGGGCAGCTTCTGACGAGCCTGTGCGATCGATGCGGAACGCGAAACAATATGAATCGGTCAAGTCCCCTCTTGTACAGGTCTCTTGGTGGCGAGTGTGCATCGACGAGGCCCAGATGGTGGAAAACTGGAGTACCAACGCAGCGCAACTGGCTCGTCGAATTCCAAGGATTAATGCTTGGGGGGTAACTGGTACGCCAGTGAAGGACGATATCCAGAAGGATCTCCGTGGTCTTCTTCTGTTCCTCCGTTACGACCTCTTTGCAGTCCCTGGCAAGGTATGGAATCTTCTCTCAAGGCGAGACAAGCAGTCATTCCGAGAGCTATTTCGACTTCTATCCATGCGCCACACAAAATCCATGGTCAAGAGCGAGATCAAGATCCCGCCTCAGAAGCGCTATGTCATCACGATGCCTTTTACTGCTGTCGAGGAACAGCATTATCAGAGTCTTTTCGAGGAACTGACGGCTAGTTGCGGTCTTGATAGGCAAGGCAACCCGCTGAGTGATGATTGGGACCCTGAAGATCCCGCTGTCCAGAGTGCTATGCGTGTGGCTCTCGATCGACTTCGTCAGACAGCTTTGCATCCCGAGGTGGGGAGTCGGAATCGTCGAGCGTTGGGCCAAAAGTCTGCGCCTATGCGGACGGTCATGGAGGTTCTGGAAGCCATGCTGGAACAGAGTGAGGCAGCCATGAGGACCGACCAACGTAACCTGCTCCAGTGGCAGCTCGCACGTGGACAAATCCTAGCATGTCAGAAGCGGGTGAGAGATGCGTTGGCTTTGTGGAAGGAGGTGCTCAATAAGGCCAATGGCTGGGTTGCAGAATGTCATCAACAGTTTCGACAAGCTCAGGAGGAGGCACGAAAAGCACGAAAGCCTCGCAACCCGACATCAGAGAgtgatgacgatgaagagaCTGATGAGGGGGAGCGTGAGGAGTTTTGGTCTGCTCAGGTCGGTGAGGCTCGACGCAGGTTGCGTTCTGCTTTAGAGGTACAGCATGCTGCTGTGTTCTTCTGTGGAAATGCATACTTTACGATCAAGACAGATGAGACGTCGACTGTGAAGGACTCGGATGAGTTCaaagagctggagaagctcgaggTGGAAAGCTATGACCGCGCCAAAGAGATCAGAAAGGAGATTCTTCAAGAG AGCCACAAGAAGGCTACCAAGCTAATGGAGCACTTGGCTCATCGGGCTGCGGAGCAAAATTTTGCCGAGATCCCTGAATTCAAGCCTCCCAGTCAATCGGGACTCGAGACGAGCAGAATCGTCGATGCCTTGACAGACATCGGCGGGGCTTTGGACGAACAAGCAAACCAGATAGATGAATGGCGAGAGCACGTTattcagcttcttctcaaacCGCTGGTCGACGAAGATAACGACGAGGTCACTGGTGAAGAGTACGAGCAATCGACCAAGCTCCAAGACGAGATTCTTGTCTATCTTCAAGTCCTCCGCACCGCTCTTGCTGACCGGTCAGCCGCGGTAACTGGACAGAAGAACTTTTTGGTGGAACATGAGACCAAAGTTGCTGCTCGGATGGCGGCTGAGGGAGACGGACCTTTTCCCGaaaagctcctccagcttcttgctgAGAGCCAGGCTATCAAGCCTCCTTTTGTTGAGGGGCAGGCACTCAGTTCATTGAGAGGGGTGGTATCAGAGCTGCGAGGTTTGACTCTGAAGCTGAGACAAGACACGGCTTCAGGAAGTGCAAGGGCTGCTGCCGAGCTTGAGATTGCCGATGCACTGCTCAAGTCGACAACTAGTCACCAGAATGACCAGGCGAAGGCTGTTGCGTccatggagaaggagacaGAAAAGTGCATGGATACGCTCAATGCTCGGTTGGCCTTTTATCGTCAGCTTCAAGAGGTTTCCGATATGGTCGGTGATTATGAGGGCTCTAGAGAGGAGGGACCTCTTCAGACGGCGCTTCGGACGGCGGACAAGCAAGTGCAGACTTTGCAGGGGAAGCTTGCAGCTGCTGAAGCCAAGCACAGATACT TGATCCACCTGAAAGACACCGAATCAGGCTCCGAAGAGTCCAAGACGTGCATCATCTGTCAGTCTACCTTCTCGATCGGAGTTTTGACGGTATGCGGCCACCAATTCTGCAAAGAATGCATAACTCTCTGGTGGAAAGCCCACAGAAAGTGCCCCGTCTGCAAGAGGCAGCTCaactccaacaacctccacgaCATAAGTCTCAAACCTCAGGAACTCAAACTCCATCCTgagtcaacaacagcagctcctgctccttcgtCCAGTCCCAACGATcagccctcatcctcctcctcccccaccagtccaccccaacccacaacaacaatctACAGCACCTTCAACCCAGAAAAGCTTTCCCAAATCAAATCCATCGACCTCCCTTCCTCCGGGCCCTCGTACACAACCAAAgtcgacaccctcctccgccatctccTCTGGCTCCGGAGTTCGGACCCCGGAGCGAAATCAATCATCTTTTCCCAATACAAGGAATTCCTCGAAGTCCTCGCTCTTGCTTTCAAGAGGTATCACATAGGGTACACCTCTTTCGACAAACCCAAcggcaccacctccttcaaatCCGACCCTTCCGTTGAAGTCTTTTTATTATCCGCGCGAGCACACTCTTCAGGGTTGAATCTAGTCAACGCAAGCCATGTTTTCATCTGTGAACCAATGCTCAACACTGCGCTTGAACTGCAGGCGATAGCAAGGGTGGACAGGATcgggcaggagcaggagacgACGGTGTGGTTGTATCTGGTGGAGGGGACGGTCGAGGAGGGGATATATGATTTGAGtgtgaggaagaggttggagcatattgggggtggggggggacaacagcagcaggatgatgataatggcaagggcaaagggaaaggaaagagggCTGGGAcagtggtggcggtggtggatttggaagAGGCGGATAGGTTGGAGATGCAGCAGGCTAAGCTGGGGaggctgatggggagggacGGGGTTAttgcgggggaggtggtgcagggggaGGATTTGTGGAGCTGTTTGTTTGGGCATTTGAAGagggggcagcagcaggggacTGATAGACAGTTGGTGGAGGATCCGGTGACGAGGGGGTTTTTggctgccgaggcggcggaggggaggatggttaTTAGGAGCGGCGAGGGGAGGGCGTAA